One genomic region from Blastococcus sp. Marseille-P5729 encodes:
- a CDS encoding ECF transporter S component, giving the protein MSSGVVVRERTVVRPGVVRLRPRAMIAISLASVAGLLMFLWPLIVAPESDLSHSADAPLLFALILPMIMAIVLAEISEGGLDVKAVAMLGVLSAIGAALRPMGAGTGGLETMFFLLILGGRVFGPGFGFVLGATTLFASALITGGVGPWLPFQMMASAWVGMFAGLLPRAKGRAELALLAAYGAIAALLYGFVMNLSFWPFTAGLGTGISYVAGDPVLENLHRFFTFSFATSLGWDIGRAITNVTLILIVGPMVLSALRRAARKASFDAVPRFLDAR; this is encoded by the coding sequence ATGAGTAGCGGAGTTGTAGTCCGCGAGCGGACCGTGGTGCGTCCGGGCGTGGTGCGGTTGCGGCCGCGCGCGATGATCGCGATCTCGCTGGCGAGCGTTGCCGGTCTGCTGATGTTCCTCTGGCCGCTGATCGTGGCACCCGAGTCGGACCTGTCGCACAGCGCCGACGCGCCGTTGCTGTTCGCGTTGATCCTGCCGATGATCATGGCGATTGTGTTGGCGGAGATCAGCGAGGGTGGCCTCGACGTCAAGGCCGTCGCGATGCTCGGTGTCCTGTCAGCGATCGGGGCGGCTCTCCGACCGATGGGTGCCGGCACCGGCGGGCTGGAGACGATGTTCTTCCTGCTGATCCTCGGCGGACGAGTGTTCGGGCCTGGGTTCGGATTTGTGCTGGGTGCCACGACCCTGTTCGCCTCGGCGCTGATCACCGGCGGGGTCGGGCCCTGGCTGCCCTTCCAGATGATGGCCTCGGCGTGGGTCGGCATGTTCGCGGGACTGTTGCCGCGAGCCAAGGGGCGGGCCGAGCTCGCGCTGCTCGCGGCGTACGGCGCGATAGCAGCCCTGCTGTACGGGTTCGTCATGAACCTGTCGTTCTGGCCGTTCACTGCGGGGCTGGGCACCGGAATCTCCTACGTGGCCGGTGATCCGGTGCTGGAGAACCTGCATCGATTCTTCACTTTCTCGTTCGCGACCAGCCTCGGATGGGACATCGGGCGCGCGATCACTAACGTCACGTTGATCCTCATCGTCGGACCGATGGTGCTCAGCGCATTGCGACGTGCCGCACGCAAGGCATCGTTCGACGCCGTACCCCGGTTCCTCGACGCCCGATAG
- a CDS encoding ABC transporter ATP-binding protein, protein MSSAVSFEGVSVQYADAAAPALRDVSFEIDEASLALVIGRTGSGKSTLLGAINGSVPHFTGGTLGGRVLVHGRDTRTLRPRDLADLVGVVGQDPLAGFVTDTVEEELAYGMEQLGLAPSVMRKRVEETLDVLGIADLRGASLRQLSGGQQQRVAIGSVLTTHPQVIVLDEPTSALDPTAAEEVLATIARLVQDLAVTVVLAEHRIERVLAYADHIIHVRTDRTAVDGDPAEIMLDAQVAPPIVELGRWAGWRPLPLAVRDARRRATALRAQLTPPPVRECVAGEVAVRTERLSVAHGPLVAVREATLALHAGEIVTLMGRNGAGKSSLMWAIQGSGPHAGGKVSVLVDGAWRDPRELDAGDRRTTIGLVPQTASDLLYRESVGAECGQADRESKAIPGTCRGLLDSLAPGIHDGTHPRDLSEGQKLALVLAIQLTARPRVMILDEPTRGLDYSAKAQLTAILRGLRDAGRSVLLSTHDVEFAAGVSDRVVVMADGDVVADGSPREIMTASPAYAPQVAKILAPAPWLTVDEVVMAAAARVGGRDE, encoded by the coding sequence GTGAGCTCCGCGGTCAGCTTCGAGGGCGTGAGTGTGCAGTACGCCGACGCGGCGGCTCCCGCGCTCCGCGACGTGAGCTTCGAGATTGACGAGGCGTCCCTCGCGCTGGTCATCGGGCGCACCGGCTCCGGCAAGAGCACGCTGCTCGGCGCGATCAACGGCAGCGTCCCGCACTTCACCGGCGGCACGCTCGGCGGCCGAGTGCTCGTGCACGGCCGCGATACCCGGACCCTTCGGCCGCGCGACCTCGCCGACCTCGTCGGTGTCGTCGGGCAGGACCCGTTGGCCGGGTTCGTCACCGACACGGTCGAGGAGGAGCTCGCCTACGGGATGGAGCAGCTCGGCCTCGCGCCGTCCGTGATGCGCAAGCGGGTGGAGGAGACCCTCGACGTTCTCGGGATCGCCGACCTGCGCGGTGCGTCGCTGCGGCAGCTCTCCGGTGGCCAACAGCAGCGGGTCGCGATCGGATCGGTGCTGACGACCCACCCGCAGGTGATCGTGCTCGACGAGCCGACGTCCGCGCTGGATCCCACCGCTGCCGAGGAGGTGCTGGCGACGATCGCCCGGCTCGTACAGGACCTCGCTGTGACCGTCGTCCTCGCCGAGCACCGCATCGAACGGGTGCTGGCGTACGCCGACCACATCATCCACGTGCGCACCGACCGCACCGCGGTGGACGGTGATCCCGCGGAGATCATGCTGGACGCGCAGGTCGCGCCACCGATCGTCGAGCTGGGCCGCTGGGCTGGATGGCGGCCTTTGCCACTCGCCGTCCGGGACGCTCGTCGCAGAGCCACGGCACTGCGCGCCCAGCTGACGCCCCCGCCGGTGCGAGAGTGCGTGGCAGGTGAGGTGGCCGTGCGAACCGAACGGCTGTCGGTTGCGCACGGACCACTGGTCGCCGTCCGCGAGGCCACGCTCGCGTTGCATGCAGGCGAGATCGTCACGTTGATGGGCCGCAACGGCGCGGGAAAGTCATCCCTCATGTGGGCGATCCAGGGGAGTGGACCGCACGCCGGAGGCAAGGTGAGCGTGTTGGTCGACGGGGCGTGGCGAGATCCCCGCGAGCTCGATGCGGGAGATCGTCGTACGACGATCGGTCTGGTGCCGCAGACGGCGTCCGACCTGCTCTATCGGGAGTCGGTCGGAGCAGAGTGCGGGCAGGCCGACCGCGAGAGCAAGGCCATCCCCGGGACCTGCCGTGGTCTGCTGGACTCGCTCGCGCCGGGCATTCATGACGGCACCCATCCTCGGGACCTGTCCGAAGGTCAGAAGCTCGCGCTGGTGCTCGCGATCCAGCTGACCGCCAGGCCGCGGGTGATGATCCTGGACGAGCCGACGCGGGGACTGGACTACTCGGCGAAGGCTCAGCTGACGGCGATCCTACGCGGCTTGCGAGACGCGGGGCGGTCAGTGCTGCTGTCGACCCACGACGTGGAGTTCGCGGCCGGGGTCTCGGATCGGGTCGTAGTGATGGCGGACGGCGACGTGGTCGCCGACGGATCGCCCCGCGAGATCATGACGGCATCCCCGGCGTACGCGCCGCAGGTGGCCAAGATCCTGGCTCCCGCTCCGTGGCTCACCGTCGACGAGGTCGTGATGGCTGCGGCTGCTCGGGTGGGAGGGCGCGATGAGTAG
- a CDS encoding energy-coupling factor transporter transmembrane component T: MTAVSLLPRALHPLAWWAWAIGIAIAASTTTNLLLLGMMLGVIALVVTSRRGSSPWAKAWRLYLVLGGIIVVLRIVLHVLVGLKYGEVRVLPLPRFQLPSWAAGIELLGDVYLEGLLGAAVQGLSLATMIIAIGAANTLADPKRMLRQLPNALHEIGAAVVVSITVAPQMAESVMRVNRARALRGDHGKGIRALPRIALPVLHDTLDRSLALAGAMDSRGYGRGPASPAGRRRATAALTTIGLLGVCVGAYQLLDPTAAGPYGVPLLVAGLVIGLGGLWLGGRGSTRTAYRREQWRWPELLTVACGALVAAVMLFGSDWFPDALAMPLEPLGPPLLPWPAALAILTAALPAFLTPPAPVPVRRVARPAADRQKVPA; this comes from the coding sequence ATGACAGCGGTTAGCCTGCTGCCGCGCGCGCTGCACCCGCTCGCCTGGTGGGCGTGGGCGATAGGCATCGCGATCGCGGCGAGCACCACCACGAACCTCTTGCTGCTGGGGATGATGCTCGGCGTCATCGCGCTGGTAGTCACCAGCCGCCGCGGCAGCTCGCCCTGGGCGAAGGCTTGGCGGCTGTACCTCGTGCTCGGCGGGATCATCGTCGTCCTGCGCATCGTGCTGCACGTCCTCGTCGGGCTGAAGTACGGCGAGGTCCGGGTGCTGCCGCTGCCCCGCTTCCAGCTACCGTCGTGGGCTGCGGGCATCGAGCTACTCGGCGACGTCTACCTCGAAGGACTGCTGGGCGCCGCCGTCCAAGGCCTCAGCCTCGCCACGATGATCATCGCGATCGGCGCGGCCAACACGCTCGCCGACCCCAAGCGCATGCTGCGCCAGTTACCCAACGCGCTGCACGAGATCGGCGCCGCTGTGGTCGTCTCGATCACGGTCGCGCCGCAGATGGCCGAGAGCGTCATGCGGGTCAATCGGGCGCGGGCGCTGCGGGGTGACCACGGCAAGGGGATCCGCGCGCTCCCGCGGATCGCGCTGCCGGTGCTGCACGACACGCTCGACCGCTCACTGGCGCTGGCCGGTGCGATGGACTCGCGCGGCTACGGTCGTGGCCCGGCGAGCCCTGCCGGGCGACGGCGCGCAACCGCTGCCCTCACGACGATCGGGCTGCTCGGCGTCTGCGTCGGCGCGTATCAGCTGCTCGACCCGACCGCGGCCGGGCCGTACGGCGTCCCGCTGCTCGTCGCCGGCCTGGTCATCGGGCTGGGTGGGCTGTGGCTCGGCGGCCGCGGCAGCACCCGTACGGCGTACCGCCGCGAGCAGTGGCGCTGGCCCGAGCTGCTGACCGTGGCCTGCGGCGCGTTGGTCGCGGCGGTGATGCTCTTCGGGTCGGACTGGTTCCCCGACGCGCTGGCGATGCCACTCGAACCGCTTGGCCCACCGCTGCTGCCGTGGCCCGCCGCTCTGGCGATCCTCACGGCCGCGCTGCCCGCCTTCCTCACACCTCCCGCACCCGTGCCGGTACGGCGCGTTGCTCGCCCTGCTGCCGACCGTCAGAAGGTGCCGGCGTGA
- a CDS encoding prenyltransferase/squalene oxidase repeat-containing protein, whose translation MGIRTLCRAGTAAVTGLLAMTLLAPSSAYADPAYGGATDAEAAAAYLAAQLADGDDHLSSEFEGDSFPDHGLTLDAVLALDAAGVAQDQADASTKWLAANIADYVGTGGETYANAAGKALFFAAARGENPTSFGGLDLVALVTSTEGAREPGRYSDISSTEDYSNNIGQSFAILGLSRAGAAVNEPAVQYLRSQQCGDGGFQLAPTGGECLSDPDATAMAVQALIAVAGADDDDVTEGLDYLAATQREDGGFGGGSTTEGPNANSTGLAAAALTAGGRTEEAGAAHDYLAALQHTCTSGETDLTGVVSYDQAGYDAAQQDGPVDQDARATAQAVMGLADTSLLTVTAGGDATTPQVSCAAEGAAASESGADTEDGEDGAAQEPGGTAGYLTAVGLVVFVSVGLLVYTIRRPGTRS comes from the coding sequence ATGGGTATCCGCACTCTCTGCCGCGCAGGCACCGCCGCCGTGACCGGGCTGCTCGCGATGACGCTCCTGGCGCCGTCGTCCGCGTACGCCGACCCTGCGTACGGCGGCGCGACCGATGCCGAGGCGGCGGCGGCTTATCTCGCCGCCCAGCTGGCGGACGGCGACGACCATCTCTCGAGCGAGTTCGAGGGCGACAGCTTCCCCGATCATGGCCTCACCCTGGACGCCGTCCTCGCCCTTGACGCCGCGGGCGTCGCGCAGGACCAGGCCGACGCGTCGACGAAGTGGCTGGCGGCCAACATCGCCGACTACGTCGGTACGGGCGGCGAGACCTACGCGAACGCGGCTGGCAAGGCACTGTTCTTCGCGGCAGCCCGCGGCGAGAACCCCACGTCGTTCGGAGGCCTCGACCTGGTCGCGCTGGTGACCTCCACCGAGGGGGCCCGTGAACCCGGCCGATACTCGGACATCTCGAGCACCGAGGACTACAGCAACAACATCGGCCAGTCCTTCGCGATCCTCGGCCTCTCTCGCGCCGGGGCCGCCGTGAACGAGCCGGCCGTGCAGTACCTGCGCTCGCAGCAATGCGGTGACGGTGGATTCCAGCTGGCCCCGACGGGCGGGGAGTGCCTGTCCGACCCCGACGCCACGGCGATGGCCGTGCAGGCGCTAATCGCGGTCGCGGGAGCGGACGACGATGACGTCACCGAGGGCCTGGACTACCTCGCGGCGACGCAGCGTGAGGACGGCGGGTTCGGCGGCGGCTCCACCACCGAGGGCCCGAATGCGAACAGCACCGGCCTGGCCGCGGCCGCGCTCACCGCGGGCGGGCGCACCGAGGAGGCTGGAGCGGCTCACGATTACCTCGCCGCGCTGCAGCACACCTGCACCTCGGGTGAGACCGACCTGACCGGTGTCGTCTCGTACGACCAGGCGGGTTACGACGCCGCCCAGCAGGACGGTCCGGTCGATCAGGACGCCCGGGCGACGGCGCAGGCGGTGATGGGCCTCGCGGACACCAGCCTGCTGACCGTCACTGCGGGCGGTGACGCGACGACACCGCAGGTCTCGTGCGCGGCCGAGGGGGCCGCGGCGTCCGAGTCCGGCGCGGACACCGAGGACGGCGAGGACGGCGCCGCACAGGAGCCGGGTGGCACCGCCGGATACCTGACCGCGGTCGGCCTGGTCGTGTTCGTGAGCGTCGGCCTGCTCGTCTACACCATTCGCCGTCCCGGCACGCGCTCATGA
- a CDS encoding TIGR03617 family F420-dependent LLM class oxidoreductase: MKFQTSIDRARIETAGQQASRAEQAGYDGIATVEALHDPFIPLALAAVETERIALTTGIAVAFARSPMTTAQAAYDLALLSKGRFTLGLGSQIKPHIEKRFSMPWSRPAARMRDYLLALRAIWSCWQDGTRLDYDGEFYRHTLTTPNFTPEAHEYGPPKVRIAAVGPRMTEVAGEVSDGLICHAFTTPQYIREVTAPGVRTGAERAGRRASEVELIAAPMVAVLDDDDRVPEILRSIRKKLAFYGSTPAYRAVLEMHGWGALHDELHALSRRGEWDEMAGRITDEQLHTLAVIGESREIAGRLIDEYDGLCSWVSPYIPDVDAPDLIDRVVAEVAALRS; encoded by the coding sequence ATGAAGTTCCAGACCTCGATCGACCGCGCCAGAATCGAGACCGCAGGACAGCAGGCCTCCCGCGCGGAACAAGCCGGGTACGACGGCATCGCGACCGTCGAGGCTCTCCACGACCCGTTCATCCCACTGGCGCTGGCCGCAGTTGAAACGGAGCGGATCGCCCTTACCACAGGGATCGCGGTGGCCTTCGCCCGCTCACCGATGACGACTGCGCAGGCGGCGTACGACTTGGCGCTGCTGTCAAAAGGGCGCTTCACGCTGGGGCTCGGATCGCAGATCAAACCGCATATCGAGAAGCGGTTCAGCATGCCGTGGTCGCGGCCGGCTGCTCGAATGCGCGACTACCTACTCGCGCTGCGCGCGATCTGGTCCTGCTGGCAGGACGGGACCAGGCTGGACTACGACGGCGAGTTCTACCGTCACACGCTCACGACCCCCAACTTCACTCCCGAGGCCCACGAGTACGGACCGCCGAAGGTACGGATCGCCGCCGTCGGGCCGCGCATGACGGAGGTGGCTGGCGAGGTGTCCGACGGCCTGATCTGCCACGCCTTCACCACCCCGCAGTACATCCGCGAGGTCACCGCCCCGGGTGTGCGGACCGGAGCCGAGCGGGCCGGGCGGCGGGCCTCGGAGGTGGAGCTGATAGCAGCGCCGATGGTGGCCGTGCTCGATGACGACGACCGGGTTCCGGAGATTCTTCGCAGCATCCGCAAGAAGCTTGCGTTCTACGGCTCGACGCCGGCCTACCGCGCCGTCCTCGAGATGCACGGCTGGGGGGCACTGCACGATGAGCTGCACGCTCTTTCCCGCCGCGGTGAATGGGACGAGATGGCGGGCCGGATCACCGACGAGCAACTGCATACGCTCGCAGTCATCGGCGAGTCGAGGGAGATCGCGGGCCGTCTGATCGACGAGTACGACGGTCTGTGCTCATGGGTGAGCCCATACATTCCGGACGTCGATGCCCCCGATCTCATCGACCGCGTGGTCGCGGAGGTGGCCGCGCTTCGTAGCTGA
- a CDS encoding acyl-CoA dehydrogenase family protein, whose translation MFELNAEEQAIVEAVAEFVDKQVKPKVQAIEHANEYPTEFIDTMKEMGIFGLAIPEPYGDVKVSTPCYARVTEELARGWMSLAGAMGGHTVVSKLLIDYGTEAQKQKYLPRMATGELRATMALTEPGGGSDLQNMRTVAKKEGDEYVINGSKTWITNARKAGLVALLCKTDPNAEPRHKGISILLVEKVPGFEVSKDLPKLGYKGVESCELSFDGARVPADALLGGEEGKGFSQMMRGLEIGRIQVAARATGVGRAAFDDALRYSQERESMGKPIWKHQQVGATLANMATKLSAARQLLWHAARSYEEGRRSDLEAGMAKLFCSETAMEVALDAIRVHGGYGYSTEFDVERYFRDAPLMIVGEGTNEIQRNVIVGQLVKRGGLPD comes from the coding sequence GTGTTTGAACTGAACGCCGAGGAGCAGGCCATCGTCGAGGCTGTCGCCGAGTTCGTGGACAAGCAGGTGAAGCCGAAGGTGCAGGCCATCGAGCACGCCAACGAGTACCCGACGGAGTTCATCGACACGATGAAGGAGATGGGCATCTTCGGACTGGCCATCCCCGAGCCGTACGGCGACGTGAAGGTCTCCACTCCCTGCTATGCCCGCGTCACCGAGGAGCTCGCGCGCGGCTGGATGTCGCTCGCCGGCGCGATGGGTGGGCACACCGTCGTCTCCAAGCTGCTGATCGACTACGGCACCGAGGCGCAGAAGCAGAAGTACCTGCCTCGCATGGCGACCGGCGAGCTGCGCGCCACGATGGCACTCACTGAGCCCGGTGGCGGCAGCGACCTGCAGAACATGCGCACCGTTGCCAAGAAGGAAGGCGACGAGTACGTCATCAACGGATCGAAGACCTGGATCACCAACGCCCGCAAGGCAGGCCTGGTCGCGCTGCTGTGCAAGACCGACCCGAACGCCGAGCCGCGGCACAAGGGCATCTCGATCCTGCTCGTGGAGAAGGTGCCCGGATTCGAGGTCTCCAAGGATCTGCCCAAGCTCGGCTACAAGGGTGTCGAGTCCTGCGAGCTGAGCTTCGACGGCGCGCGGGTGCCCGCTGACGCACTGCTCGGCGGCGAGGAGGGCAAGGGCTTCTCGCAGATGATGCGCGGCCTCGAGATCGGTCGCATCCAGGTCGCGGCGCGCGCCACCGGCGTCGGCCGAGCCGCGTTCGACGATGCACTGCGCTACTCGCAGGAGCGTGAGTCGATGGGCAAGCCGATCTGGAAGCATCAGCAGGTCGGCGCGACCCTGGCCAACATGGCCACCAAGCTGAGTGCCGCCCGGCAGCTGCTCTGGCACGCGGCCCGCAGCTATGAGGAGGGGCGCCGCTCGGATCTCGAGGCCGGGATGGCGAAGCTGTTCTGCTCCGAGACCGCGATGGAGGTCGCTCTGGACGCGATCCGCGTGCACGGCGGCTACGGCTACTCGACCGAGTTCGACGTCGAGCGCTACTTCCGCGACGCACCGCTGATGATCGTTGGGGAAGGCACCAACGAGATCCAGCGCAACGTCATCGTCGGCCAGCTCGTGAAGCGCGGCGGCCTTCCCGACTAG
- a CDS encoding ABC transporter ATP-binding protein, with protein MAIIEIEELRKSYGSTIAVDGLSLTVDAGEIFGILGANGAGKTTAAECIAGLTRPDAGRIRVAGIDPHTQHAALTRVLGVQLQESGLPDKIRVAEATELFAGFHEQPADAGSLMRDLGLDPLRDRYYGKLSGGQKQRLSIALALIGNPKVAILDELTTGLDPAARRDTWRLIDQVRERGVTILLITHFMEEAEHLCDRVAIIAHGRLAALDTPENLAAASGAAHRIRFRPTPPIEPERLRGCAGVRSAQRAGDEIEVLGEDGALQSVMSELTAMGVRAHAVRVDQSTLDDAFLSITGGQVTHDDEEVLT; from the coding sequence ATGGCGATCATCGAGATCGAGGAACTACGCAAGAGCTACGGCAGCACCATCGCCGTCGACGGCCTGTCGTTGACGGTGGACGCCGGGGAGATCTTCGGGATCCTCGGCGCCAACGGCGCAGGGAAGACGACAGCGGCGGAGTGCATCGCCGGCCTGACCAGACCGGACGCCGGCCGCATCCGGGTAGCGGGCATCGACCCACACACCCAGCACGCCGCGCTGACGCGCGTCCTCGGCGTCCAGCTGCAGGAGTCCGGACTGCCCGACAAGATCCGGGTCGCAGAGGCCACCGAGCTGTTCGCCGGCTTCCACGAGCAGCCCGCGGACGCCGGCTCGCTGATGCGCGATCTGGGGCTCGATCCCCTCCGGGACAGGTACTACGGCAAGCTGTCCGGCGGGCAGAAGCAACGACTGTCGATCGCACTCGCACTCATCGGCAACCCGAAGGTGGCGATTCTGGACGAGCTGACGACCGGGTTGGACCCGGCTGCGCGGCGCGATACCTGGAGGCTCATCGACCAGGTCCGCGAGCGCGGCGTGACGATCCTGCTGATCACGCACTTCATGGAGGAAGCCGAGCACCTGTGCGACCGCGTGGCGATCATCGCCCATGGGCGGTTGGCCGCACTGGACACGCCCGAGAACCTCGCAGCCGCTTCCGGAGCCGCCCATCGGATCCGGTTCCGTCCCACGCCGCCGATCGAACCCGAACGGTTGCGGGGGTGCGCCGGCGTGCGCTCCGCGCAACGTGCCGGTGACGAGATCGAGGTGCTCGGCGAGGACGGCGCGCTGCAGTCGGTGATGAGCGAGCTCACGGCGATGGGGGTACGCGCCCACGCCGTCCGCGTCGACCAGTCGACCCTCGACGATGCCTTTCTGTCGATCACCGGCGGCCAGGTCACCCACGACGACGAGGAGGTCCTCACATGA
- a CDS encoding ABC transporter permease, with translation MSMMPALVRNEARLFVREPAAIFWPILFPLLLLVVFGLIPMFRDTPPGADQPLLVGYVPTITLMSMCFLALMVMPSAIGIYRERLVLKRLATTPVGPWRLLAAQVLINTAIAFLMAFAVYAVGSAAFDVPLPANIPATIGSYLLACACVMAIGALISAVVPGSKVAGLVGSLVWFPLMFFAGLWIPLSVMPDSLATISRFTPLGAAADAMTDSIGGSWPDAWVLAVLAGYTLVFAALAVRLFRWR, from the coding sequence ATGAGCATGATGCCTGCCCTGGTGCGCAACGAGGCTCGCCTGTTCGTCCGTGAGCCCGCGGCGATCTTCTGGCCCATCCTGTTCCCGCTCCTGCTGCTCGTGGTCTTCGGGCTGATCCCGATGTTCCGCGACACGCCACCGGGTGCGGACCAGCCGCTCCTGGTGGGATACGTCCCGACGATCACCCTGATGAGCATGTGCTTTCTCGCGCTCATGGTCATGCCGTCGGCCATCGGGATCTACCGCGAGCGGCTCGTACTCAAACGGCTCGCCACCACGCCCGTGGGGCCGTGGCGGCTGCTCGCCGCCCAGGTGCTCATCAACACCGCGATCGCGTTCCTCATGGCGTTCGCGGTGTACGCCGTCGGCAGCGCCGCGTTCGACGTCCCGCTCCCGGCGAACATTCCCGCGACCATCGGCTCCTACCTGCTCGCATGCGCCTGCGTGATGGCGATCGGAGCGCTCATCAGTGCGGTGGTGCCCGGTTCGAAGGTCGCCGGGCTGGTCGGGAGCCTGGTGTGGTTCCCCCTGATGTTCTTCGCCGGGCTGTGGATCCCCCTGTCGGTCATGCCGGACTCCCTCGCCACGATCAGCCGGTTCACGCCGCTCGGCGCCGCAGCCGATGCCATGACCGACTCGATCGGGGGCAGCTGGCCGGACGCGTGGGTGCTCGCCGTCCTCGCGGGCTACACGCTGGTGTTCGCCGCGCTCGCGGTGCGGCTGTTCCGGTGGCGCTGA
- a CDS encoding sensor histidine kinase codes for MQTAPLSYREMTTRWVFVAIPLAALAVSTALGLAAPAPGVRESGLLLGLAALALAWEVGWFSMPVVSGRQPRAVAIYVVGFIAVAALLAAIQPWFGFFAWCTFLRIPLLSSVPLKTVATVAASATMALCQIGGASSLAGTTWMAWGALVVVNAVIGLAMIRLVDRGRADELRQAAQIGELERTNERLTAALRENERLRDELVEQARNAATAAERTRMAGELHDTIAQGLAGVVTQLEAAEHSDGDALARHLVLARDLARESLADARRSVRALQPPRLSAGRLGEALQALVDDWRRRSGVRIDLAVTGDPEPSAPDVEVSIYRTAQEALANAVRHSGATRIGLTLTYLGSDLVLDVRDDGRGFDPRRPPSSDGGFGLSAMRDRVARAGGRLEIESSANRGTTVTAVLPGGLRSEAI; via the coding sequence ATGCAGACGGCGCCGTTGAGCTACCGCGAGATGACGACGAGATGGGTCTTCGTCGCCATCCCGCTGGCCGCGTTGGCGGTGTCCACCGCGCTGGGGCTCGCGGCCCCCGCTCCGGGCGTCCGAGAATCGGGCCTGCTGCTCGGGCTGGCGGCGCTCGCGCTCGCCTGGGAGGTGGGCTGGTTCTCGATGCCCGTCGTGTCAGGTCGGCAGCCGCGCGCGGTGGCCATCTACGTCGTCGGGTTCATCGCGGTCGCGGCCCTACTGGCGGCGATTCAGCCCTGGTTCGGCTTCTTCGCCTGGTGCACCTTCCTCCGGATACCGCTGCTGAGCTCCGTTCCGCTGAAGACGGTGGCCACGGTCGCGGCCTCGGCGACGATGGCGCTGTGCCAGATCGGCGGCGCCAGCTCTCTCGCGGGGACGACCTGGATGGCCTGGGGCGCCCTGGTCGTGGTCAACGCGGTCATCGGCCTGGCGATGATCCGCTTGGTCGATCGGGGCCGTGCGGACGAGCTGCGCCAAGCCGCCCAGATCGGTGAGCTCGAGCGGACCAACGAACGGCTCACCGCCGCGCTGCGAGAGAACGAGCGGCTTCGCGACGAGCTGGTGGAACAGGCCCGGAACGCGGCCACCGCGGCCGAACGGACGCGGATGGCCGGGGAGCTGCACGACACGATCGCGCAGGGCCTGGCCGGGGTGGTCACCCAGCTCGAGGCGGCCGAGCACTCGGACGGCGACGCGCTCGCGCGGCATCTGGTCCTGGCGCGCGATCTCGCCCGTGAGAGCCTGGCCGACGCCCGCCGATCGGTCCGTGCCCTCCAGCCGCCGAGGCTGTCGGCCGGCCGGCTTGGGGAAGCGCTCCAGGCGCTGGTGGACGACTGGCGCAGGCGCAGCGGTGTGCGGATCGACCTGGCCGTCACGGGCGATCCCGAGCCCAGCGCGCCGGACGTCGAGGTGAGCATCTACCGCACCGCGCAGGAGGCGCTCGCGAACGCCGTCCGGCACTCCGGAGCGACCCGCATCGGTCTCACGCTGACCTACCTCGGCAGCGATCTCGTCCTCGACGTGCGGGACGACGGTCGCGGGTTCGATCCCCGGCGGCCGCCCTCGTCAGACGGCGGTTTCGGGCTCTCAGCGATGCGCGACCGCGTTGCTCGGGCCGGTGGCCGGCTGGAGATCGAGTCCTCCGCGAACCGGGGTACGACGGTGACCGCGGTGCTGCCCGGCGGGCTGCGAAGCGAGGCGATATGA
- a CDS encoding response regulator transcription factor has translation MTPIRILVVDDHPIVRDGIVGVFAGDDGFDVIGVARDGLELLEQLQSAKPDVILLDLRMPRMGGVAAIRRIRESGCPVRIVVLTTFDSDDDVLPAIEAGADGYLLKDTSGVELKHAVREAHGGRPVIVSEVAAALMRRASRPRPVRLSDRELEVLRLVAGGATNREAGDALFISETTVKTHLMHLFEKLGVNDRAAAVHEAHRRGML, from the coding sequence ATGACACCGATCCGGATCCTCGTGGTCGATGATCATCCGATCGTGCGCGACGGGATCGTCGGCGTCTTCGCCGGGGACGACGGCTTCGACGTCATCGGGGTCGCCCGTGATGGGCTGGAGCTGCTCGAGCAGCTTCAGTCCGCGAAGCCCGACGTGATCCTGCTCGACCTCCGAATGCCGCGCATGGGCGGCGTGGCGGCGATCCGGCGCATACGGGAGTCCGGCTGCCCGGTCCGCATCGTCGTCCTGACCACCTTCGACAGCGATGACGACGTGCTTCCGGCGATCGAGGCCGGCGCGGACGGCTATCTGCTCAAGGACACCTCCGGCGTCGAGCTCAAGCACGCGGTGCGGGAGGCTCATGGCGGCCGGCCGGTGATCGTCTCCGAGGTCGCCGCCGCGTTGATGCGGCGCGCCAGCCGGCCACGACCGGTGCGGCTCAGCGACCGCGAGCTCGAGGTGCTGCGGCTGGTCGCCGGCGGAGCGACGAACCGCGAGGCCGGCGATGCGCTGTTCATCAGCGAGACGACGGTCAAGACGCACCTGATGCACCTGTTCGAGAAGCTCGGCGTCAACGATCGCGCCGCCGCCGTCCACGAGGCTCATCGGCGCGGGATGCTGTGA